The Caldilineales bacterium DNA segment CTGGCCGAATGGGGGACGGTGATGGGCCTGCTCGCCGCCACCCTGGGCAAGATCGCCCACGAGATCATCCTGCTGCAAAAATCGGAGGTGGCCGAGATCGAAGAACCGTATCAGCGCGGCAAGGTCGGCTCCAGCACCATGCCGCACAAGCGCAACCCCATGCTGTGCGAAGGCATCGTCGCCGAGGCGCGCATGGTGCGCAATCTCGTCCCCTCGTTATTGGCGGCGATGGAGGCCGAACACGAGCGCGATTGGGCTTCGATGCACATCGAATGGGCCGTCATCCCCGAGATCACCCTCCTGGCCGGCGGCGCCCTGGCCCACACGGTGCGAGCGATCGCTGGCCTCATCGTCTACCGCGACAAGATGGCCGCCAATGTCGACATCCTCCACGGCCTCATCCTCTCGGAAGCGGTGATGCTGCAATTGGGCGAGCATCTGGGCCGGCAGACCGCCCACGAGGTGGTACACGAGGCCTCGATGCTGGCCTTCGAGCAGCGCCGCCCCCTGGCTGAACTGCTGGCGGCCGACCCGCGCCTCACCGCCCATCTCTCCGCCGCCCAACTCGACGCCATGCTCGACCCCGCCGCCTACACCGGCCTGGCGGGCTGGTTCGTCGATCGCGTCGCCGGGAAGGAGGGGAAATGACACAAATGGGAGAAACACAAATAAATACATAATAATATTCGTGTCATTCGTCCATTCGTGTCATTCGTGATAAAACACATATCAAAGATCAATGACACAAATGGGAGAAACACAGATAGTTTTATAGATATATTCGTGTTATTCGTACATTCGTGTCATTCGTGATAAAAACCATTAACCAAGAGGCATTGCCATGAAAATAGGCGCATTGGGCGTCATCGTCGGCGATCTGACCGATGTCGATTACAACAAAATCCGCTGGGCGGCTGAGCTGGGCTTTCACGGCCTGGGCGCCCACATCACCGTCCCCGCCGAAAGCATCAGCGACCGCACGATTGCCAACGTCAAGACCGCCTTCGCCGACCAGGGCATGGCCCTCCTCCAGCTTTGGCCGCTGTACCCGTGCATCATCTCGCCGGACGAGGGTGTGCGGCAGGCCGGCGTGGAGCAGGCGCGCGCGAGCGTCAAGCTGGCGTCGAAGCTGGGCGTCCCGGCCTCGGGCGTGCGTCCCACCAGCCTCAGCCCCCGCGGCGATTGGGCGCCCCACCCCGACAACTACAAACCCGAAACCGAAGACCGTTTCCTCCGCAGCCTGAGCGACATCCTGCAGACGGCGGACGATTACGGCATCGACATCATCCTGGAGATGCACCAGACGACGCTTCTAAAGGACGCGCCCACCGTCCGCCGCCTCCTCGACCGCGTCGCCTCGCCCCGGCTGAAGGTCAATATCGACCCGGTCAACTTCGTGAACAGCCTGGCCGTGGCCTTCGACTCGGCGCCGATGATCCACGAGCTGTTCGACCTGCTCGGCCCCTTCGCCGACACCGTGCACGTCAAGGATTTCTACCTGCAAGACCACTTCGTCCTCCACATCTCCGAGACGGTGGTGGGGACAGGGATGATGGATATCGACACCGTGCTGCGCCGGGCCGAGCAGGCCATCCCCAATGGCTATGTCATCGTCGAACACCTGCCGCTCGCCCTCATCCCCCTGGCCAGGCAGAACCTGGCCGGGCGGATGAAGGCGTTGGGCATCAGCATCGGCTGAGAGAAGCCGATCACGCCGGCGGCGCTAGAGCAGGCTGTTCAGGCGGCGGGCCGGCCGCTCATCCTGCCGCTCATGGCGGCGGTGGTCGCGGTCGAGCGGGGCGTCGGCGAAAAATGACCACAAGAGCAGGGTGATGATGGCGATCAGAACCAGCGTCAATTCGGACATACGAGCCTCCTGGGCAACACAAGTGGGATGGCTCGATCCTAGCGCCCGAAAGTGAATTCGACTTGAAAATTGGCTGCGCGCCGGGTTACAGTTCTTTCATCGCCATGTCAGGCAGGCGGCGCCGACCCTACCGAAGCAGGACGGGCAGATAGAGCTGATGGGGTGTGGCGGTGGCCGTCGGTTCGGGGGTCGGGGTCTCGCTGGCGGTGGCGGTGGCCGTCGGTTCGGGTGTGGAGGTGGGGGTCTCGGTAGCGGTGGCCGTGGGCGATGGTGTGGGCGATGGGCTGAACGTGATCGTGGCTGTCGGCGTTGGCGACAGCGTGGCGGTTGGGGTGGCCGTGGCGGTGGCGGTTGGCGTGGGCGTGGGTGCGTCGAAGAAGAAGCGGTTCTCGTGCACTTCTTTGGCCGGCAAATGCCATTCGATCGTGGTCGGGTTCAGGATGACCCCATCTTCGCTGCTGGCGCCAACGCCCACCAGCCCCGCCGGCGCCTCAGCGATGAGGCGCAGATAGTCGAAATCCTGGTCGGGCGGCACATAAAAGCTCCAGAAGCCGGCGCCATCGCTCACCCTGGCGTCGAGTTGGAGACCGGGAGCCGCTGCGCCCTCGTCGCGACCAAAGAGCCGCAACATCACCCCCGGCAGGGGAACGCTGGCGTCACCCAGCGGGCCGCGATGGGTGTAGCCGCGCAGCCGCACCACCGGCGGATCGTACTCGAAAGCGCCGATGTCGCAGCCACCGCCGCGCGGTCGCTCACTCCCGCGCTGGTCGCGCTGGCCGACCAACGGCTGGGCGCAGGCAGCGGCATCGGCGGCGTCGATGGCAGGGCTGCCGGGCGCCAGGGCATGAGTTCGGGTGGGGCCGCCGTTATCTTGCAGCGGGCCGAGCAGCGGGTCGCCAGAAAGGGCCGGGCCACAACTGTCGTCGGCGATCAGGTTGCTGATGTTGGCGCTCAGAGCCACGTCGGTGCGGCAGTCCTCGCCGACCTCGTCGCCATTGGCGATGAGGGTGTTGTACAGCGAGAGCGCGCCGGCTCCGTTCTCGATCCCAGCCGGCCCAAACCATCCTCCATTGTTGGCGATGGTGCAATGGCTCATCAACATGGCGCCGCCATTGAAGATCGTTCCTCCGCCCGGCGCACTATTGCCGCTAAAGGTGCTGTTCACAATCGTTATTTCGCCTTCATTACCCAGCGCAGC contains these protein-coding regions:
- a CDS encoding sugar phosphate isomerase/epimerase → MKIGALGVIVGDLTDVDYNKIRWAAELGFHGLGAHITVPAESISDRTIANVKTAFADQGMALLQLWPLYPCIISPDEGVRQAGVEQARASVKLASKLGVPASGVRPTSLSPRGDWAPHPDNYKPETEDRFLRSLSDILQTADDYGIDIILEMHQTTLLKDAPTVRRLLDRVASPRLKVNIDPVNFVNSLAVAFDSAPMIHELFDLLGPFADTVHVKDFYLQDHFVLHISETVVGTGMMDIDTVLRRAEQAIPNGYVIVEHLPLALIPLARQNLAGRMKALGISIG
- a CDS encoding CSLREA domain-containing protein; this encodes MNQQIGRPGRGAAHRAMVGSLLLLFLLVLPASGGARPPERTWAGQNSISVDTVVDAIADDGKCSLREAIQAANTDTAVDVCPAGVGADTIIFAPALAQNTIVLGAALPDLESPLRLDGSQSPGLRLSGNQQTRVFRVAGGAQVEMTQLLITDGLALEGGGIYNAGDLVLRQVTVKQNTVMPIDWIEPAVGGGIYNLGMLTVIDSIIEDNKAVPVDWAIPGTRAGGIYNGGVLTMVNTIIAGNFARGFGGVHNAVGATAFITGSTFNGNGVYSAGLVFSGVVAALGNEGEITIVNSTFSGNSAPGGGTIFNGGAMLMSHCTIANNGGWFGPAGIENGAGALSLYNTLIANGDEVGEDCRTDVALSANISNLIADDSCGPALSGDPLLGPLQDNGGPTRTHALAPGSPAIDAADAAACAQPLVGQRDQRGSERPRGGGCDIGAFEYDPPVVRLRGYTHRGPLGDASVPLPGVMLRLFGRDEGAAAPGLQLDARVSDGAGFWSFYVPPDQDFDYLRLIAEAPAGLVGVGASSEDGVILNPTTIEWHLPAKEVHENRFFFDAPTPTPTATATATPTATLSPTPTATITFSPSPTPSPTATATETPTSTPEPTATATASETPTPEPTATATPHQLYLPVLLR